In a genomic window of Nothobranchius furzeri strain GRZ-AD chromosome 14, NfurGRZ-RIMD1, whole genome shotgun sequence:
- the itm2bb gene encoding integral membrane protein 2B isoform X2: MVKVSFNAALAQKDVKKDFETLIPAENRDTEAALVVRQRSRAWCWCVCLGIALFLSGVVVAGAYLYRYYVVEGHRNLISSSHWADPQQDNEVFICGVNYHENDYMITEEEEMMEEQSFRQRLLQERIQVLVPDQVEIIHVPVPDFEDGDPADIVHDFQRRLTAYLDLSLDKCYVIPLNTSVVMPPTDLLDLLINVKAGTYLPQSYLVHEEMVVTERLENIENLGAFIYTLCRGKDTYKLQRRDRILGMQKREALTCHKIRHFENTFVVETLICEP; encoded by the exons GATACAGAGGCGGCTCTGGTGGTGCGTCAGCGGTCTCGGGCCTGGTGCTGGTGTGTGTGCCTGGGCATCGCCCTTTTTCTGTCTGGAGTGGTGGTGGCAGGAGCCTACCTGTACCGCTACTACGTCGTGGAG GGTCACAGGAATCTGATCTCCAGCAGTCATTGGGCTGACCCTCAACAG GATAACGAGGTCTTCATCTGTGGGGTGAACTACCACGAGAATGACTACATGATCACTGAGGAAGAGGAG ATGATGGAAGAGCAGAGTTTCCGCCAGCGGCTGCTGCAGGAGAGAATCCAGGTTCTGGTGCCAGACCAGGTGGAGATCATTCATGTCCCCGTGCCTGACTTTGAGGATGGAGATCCAGCAGACATTGTCCATGACTTCCAGAGG AGGTTGACTGCCTACTTGGATCTGAGCCTGGACAAGTGCTACGTCATCCCCCTCAACACCTCTGTCGTCATGCCTCCCACAGACTTACTGGATCTCCTCATCAATGTCAAG GCTGGCACCTACCTGCCCCAGTCCTACCTGGTCCATGAGGAGATGGTGGTGACCGAGCGTCTGGAGAACATCGAAAACCTCGGAGCTTTCATCTACACCCTCTGCCGCGGCAAAGACACCTACAAGCTGCAGCGCAGAGACAGGATTCTGG GTATGCAGAAGCGTGAAGCTCTCACCTGCCACAAGATCCGTCACTTTGAGAACACGTTTGTGGTGGAAACTCTGATCTGCGAGCcttaa
- the itm2bb gene encoding integral membrane protein 2B isoform X1 — MVKVSFNAALAQKDVKKDFETLIPAENRDTEAALVVRQRSRAWCWCVCLGIALFLSGVVVAGAYLYRYYVVEGHRNLISSSHWADPQQQDNEVFICGVNYHENDYMITEEEEMMEEQSFRQRLLQERIQVLVPDQVEIIHVPVPDFEDGDPADIVHDFQRRLTAYLDLSLDKCYVIPLNTSVVMPPTDLLDLLINVKAGTYLPQSYLVHEEMVVTERLENIENLGAFIYTLCRGKDTYKLQRRDRILGMQKREALTCHKIRHFENTFVVETLICEP, encoded by the exons GATACAGAGGCGGCTCTGGTGGTGCGTCAGCGGTCTCGGGCCTGGTGCTGGTGTGTGTGCCTGGGCATCGCCCTTTTTCTGTCTGGAGTGGTGGTGGCAGGAGCCTACCTGTACCGCTACTACGTCGTGGAG GGTCACAGGAATCTGATCTCCAGCAGTCATTGGGCTGACCCTCAACAG CAGGATAACGAGGTCTTCATCTGTGGGGTGAACTACCACGAGAATGACTACATGATCACTGAGGAAGAGGAG ATGATGGAAGAGCAGAGTTTCCGCCAGCGGCTGCTGCAGGAGAGAATCCAGGTTCTGGTGCCAGACCAGGTGGAGATCATTCATGTCCCCGTGCCTGACTTTGAGGATGGAGATCCAGCAGACATTGTCCATGACTTCCAGAGG AGGTTGACTGCCTACTTGGATCTGAGCCTGGACAAGTGCTACGTCATCCCCCTCAACACCTCTGTCGTCATGCCTCCCACAGACTTACTGGATCTCCTCATCAATGTCAAG GCTGGCACCTACCTGCCCCAGTCCTACCTGGTCCATGAGGAGATGGTGGTGACCGAGCGTCTGGAGAACATCGAAAACCTCGGAGCTTTCATCTACACCCTCTGCCGCGGCAAAGACACCTACAAGCTGCAGCGCAGAGACAGGATTCTGG GTATGCAGAAGCGTGAAGCTCTCACCTGCCACAAGATCCGTCACTTTGAGAACACGTTTGTGGTGGAAACTCTGATCTGCGAGCcttaa